One Paramisgurnus dabryanus chromosome 8, PD_genome_1.1, whole genome shotgun sequence DNA window includes the following coding sequences:
- the c4 gene encoding complement C4, with protein sequence MSYQHRKLISSLVSVIFVFLVVNAQRPTCLIAAPNTIHLGVEETVSVQLHGATRATSMELYFKKQVLGSIVSEKKSITLNEGNQYQAVVNLKVDPSLYGSEGKETHVQLVADSEDVFVNKTKMANIFVSSKRGYIFIQTDKPIYNPGENVKYRIFTLDNFMLPIDDEIYVQITNCKGLIVHNHIMVSKQILEKSITIPDMEVAGHWKIIVMFQKFPESETTLEFEVKEYVLPLFEVKIEAQQPYHILRSESFPFTISARYTYGKGVNGLAYIRFGLLDDKGNRTYLPGTEKQTEVVNGIAQTAVLTEELQKAAEMNNINHIENHYLYIAVTVLEKASGNLEEAESSSVKIVISPYVIDLSKTKKYFTPGGIFSIVATSTYPNGNRVPFLTFKATVQVKTEGSADQILNEEGLGNDMGDIALSFQIPPLAKTLLIAVFAEGSDQDVIRSDAKMTVNAVMADKGRYLSLEVEHQILQPGQDLKVTLRDITPQKEARPTFIYLMILSKGRTLRVERVQRTENTNVMVRFSEDLVPAFRLIAYYFTEDKKVVADSVWVDVKDVCKGKVEILSFSEMKPASAFDVLVKMDPNSRVALNAVDSAVYILNKNKLSPQKMFEYMNSYDLACSVGGGEDSSAVLQRAGLTFICNCELPTPRATEHKCVSKRRNRRDNVAEYNALVNSYKNQDRKCCFDGIKPSKMQKTCDERLKNVGGSASCRAAFAKCCKAADERRKRERLQRRKSSFGRAIEDSLEETVINVDSIYLRSYFPQSWMWILADSDDAGNVRHRAVVPDSITTWEVQAVGISSRKGFCIAEPKPLRVFQDFFVSVTLPYSVKRNEQLQVKAVVYNYKPEGLKVKVRMDRAEGLCTVGGSDVEQEVTVQGNSAFAVYFTVVPLVIGNIPITVLAYGSPTAQDRVKKELRVEEEGQIVSVDKEFNINPKIRKLEIDIPIPADKIPNGQDSISVGFKGGVMSKSAYNCLNLEGINKLIKLPKGCAEQTMVLMSPAIHAIRYLDATNQWISLDAERRDEAKSMIETGYRTVLTFKKPNGSYGAFLSTPSSIWLTAFIAKELMEARKIISVSDSYIKEAMSYLISKQKNNGAWDDPNPLYDRGMKGGVGKAKDDVPLTAFVLLSMYRASKMYELGTDTELRMAMEKAKSYLEEKVDVLQSPYAVAITAYVMSLQKPLTDEAQRVQQQLKAAANCANSKCFWNIEGGNSKGQADAEAVETTAYGLLNALSVDDKEMAKQIANWLTEQRGYGGGFRSTQDTVVALEALAKFSMQKNDVEDLNLRVEMCLENGQKQDIHLTRQNAIIHEAVQIRNFGKITINVAGTGRGTLGITQIYRSMKKEESHCDLLHLSVSVKGELQYREKDYEPSFDDYYNYETDENLHRDEPMSSMEWFDLRSRKKRQVSEEPHKDGKLSYEVCVGVKNNSSVGMVNVDITLLSGVVPNIEDLEDIMKGTEKYIDRYDVYQNKVFLYFQKITEAKTCFSFGAEQIVPMGLVQPAPAVIYEYYSPAKRCGIFYTAPQKSSMISKLCNGDLCTCAEGGCPKLKVTFSRNIDQNTRSDFACYSPVVDYVYVIILLNSSTDGVFTYYTTVITDVLQTGRDSGIQKDASRQMVLRSACDDFTLRNDASYLLMGQNEDIIALNSAGTQFRYMLNSDMWIEEIPEEKKCRGTLSRSACHLLNKFMQQHPIKRCDI encoded by the exons ATGTCATATCAACACAGAAAGTTGATCAGCTCTCTGGTTTCTgtgatttttgtttttcttgtaGTGAATGCGCAGAGACCCAC ATGCCTCATTGCTGCTCCAAATACAATTCATCTGGGAGTAGAGGAGACTGTTAGTGTGCAGCTCCATGGAGCGACAAGAGCAACCAGTATGGAGCTGTACTTTAAGAAACAGGTTCTTGGATCAATCGTCTCTGAAAAGAAATCTATAACCCTGAATGAAGGCAATCAATACCAGGCAGTGGTAAACCTTAAG GTTGACCCTAGCCTGTATGGAAGTGAAGGAAAAGAAACACATGTCCAGCTTGTAGCTGATAGCGAGGatgtatttgtaaataaaaccaaaatggccaacatttttgtgtcttcaaAAAGAGGTTATATATTCATCCAAACAGACAAGCCGATTTATAATCCAGGAGAAAACG TCAAATATAGAATCTTCACACTTGACAACTTCATGCTTCCCATTGACGATGAAATCTATGTTCAAATAACT AACTGCAAAGGCTTGATTGTTCACAATCATATTATGGTTTCTAAACAAATCCTGGAAAAAAGCATCACCATTCCAGACATGGAGGT GGCAGGCCACTGGAAAATCATTGTGATGTTTCAAAAATTCCCTGAATCTGAAACAACGTTAGAATTTGAAGTCAAGGAATACG TTTTGCCCTTATTTGAGGTTAAGATTGAGGCACAACAGCCGTATCATATTTTAAGGAGTGAGTCCTTTCCATTTACCATCTCTGCAAG ATACACTTATGGGAAGGGGGTCAACGGCCTGGCATACATTAGATTTGGACTTCTTGATGATAAAGGAAACAGGACGTATCTGCCAGGCACTGAGAAACAGACAGAA gtTGTAAATGGCATTGCACAAACAGCAGTACTCACTGAGGAGTTACAGAAGGCAGCAGAAATGAACAACATAAACCACATAGAGAACCATTATCTTTACATTGCAGTTACAGTTTTGGAAAAAGCCA GTGGAAATCTGGAAGAAGCTGAGAGCTCTTCTGTGAAGATCGTAATTTCACCTTATGTCATTGATCTGTCAAAGACCAAGAAATATTTCACCCCAGGTGGCATATTTTCTATTGTG GCTACTTCTACTTATCCAAATGGCAACAGAGTCCCTTTCCTGACATTCAAAGCCACTGTTCAAGTGAAAACAGAAGGATCAGCGGACCAAATTCTGAATGAGGAGGGTTTGGGAAATGACATGGGAGATATAGCCTTGTCGTTTCAAATACCACCACTGGCCAAAACTTTATTAATTGCG GTGTTTGCTGAGGGGAGCGACCAGGATGTCATTCGTAGTGATGCAAAGATGACTGTCAATGCAGTTATGGCTGACAAAGGCAGATATCTTAGTTTAGAAGTGGAGCATCAGATTCTACAGCCTGGTCAAGATTTGAAAGTCACGTTGCGGGACATTACACCACAAAAAGAAGCAAGACCCACTTTCATTTATTTGATG ATTTTAAGTAAGGGCAGAACTTTGCGGGTGGAAAGGGTGCAGAGAACTGAAAACACAAATGTGATGGTGCGTTTCAGTGAGGATCTGGTGCCCGCCTTTCGCCTCATTGCCTATTATTTTACAGAAGATAAAAAAGTAGTTGCTGATTCTGTGTGGGTCGATGTGAAAGATGTCTGCAAAGGAAAG GTTGAAATTCTTTCATTTTCTGAAATGAAACCTGCAAGCGCGTTTGATGTGCTGGTTAAAATGGATCCAAATAGTAGAGTGGCTCTCAATGCAGTGGACTCAGCAGTTTACATTCTGAACAAGAACAAATTAAGCCCACAAAAG ATGTTTGAGTACATGAACTCTTATGATCTGGCCTGCTCTGTAGGAGGGGGAGAGGACTCGAGTGCAGTTCTGCAGAGAGCTGGCCTTACTTTCATTTGTAACTGTGAACTTCCAACCCCAAGAGCCACAG AACATAAATGTGTCTCTAAACGGCGCAACAGACGAGACAATGTTGCAGAATACAATGCGCTTG TCAACAGCTACAAGAACCAGGATAGAAAATGCTGTTTTGATGGTATAAAGCCAAGCAAAATGCAGAAGACCTGCGATGAACGTCTGAAAAACGTCGGAGGGTCAGCGAGTTGCCGTGCTGCTTTCGCAAAGTGCTGCAAAGCTGCAGATGagaggagaaagagagagagattacaGAGGCGTAAAAGCAGCTTTGGAAGAG CCATTGAAGACTCACTGGAGGAAACTGTGATTAATGTGGACTCTATCTACCTGCGTAGTTATTTCCCACAGTCATGGATGTGGATACTCGCCGACTCAGACGATGCTGGAAATGTCAG ACATCGTGCTGTTGTTCCTGATTCCATAACTACATGGGAAGTCCAAGCTGTGGGCATCTCTTCCAGAAAAg GATTCTGCATTGCAGAGCCAAAGCCCCTAAGGGTCTTTCAGGACTTTTTTGTGTCTGTTACCCTTCCTTACTCTGTTAAAAGAAACGAACAGCTCCAGGTCAAAGCTGTAGTGTACAATTACAAGCCAGAGGGTTTAAAG GTAAAAGTGAGGATGGATAGAGCAGAGGGTCTGTGTACAGTTGGCGGGAGCGATGTCGAACAGGAGGTTACGGTTCAAGGTAACTCAGCTTTTGCCGTCTATTTCACTGTGGTTCCACTGGTTATTGGAAACATCCCCATCACTGTGCTGGCCTACGGCTCGCCCACCGCCCAAGACCGGGTGAAAAAAGAGCTCCGTGTGGAG GAAGAAGGGCAAATCGTTTCTGTGGACAAGGAGTTTAACATTAATCCAAAAA tCAGGAAATTAGAAATTGATATCCCAATCCCTGCTGATAAGATCCCCAACGGGCAGGACTCCATCTCTGTTGGATTTAAAG GTGGGGTGATGAGCAAGTCAGCATATAACTGTCTAAACCTGGAAGGTATTAACAAACTCATTAAGCTGCCTAAAGGATGTGCAGAACAGACTATGGTATTGATGTCTCCTGCTATTCATGCCATAAGATACCTGGATGCCACCAACCAATGGATATCACTAGATGCTGAACGAAGGGATGAGGCCAAATCAATGATCGAGACTG GCTACCGCACAGTCCTCACCTTTAAAAAACCTAATGGATCTTATGGAGCATTTCTGTCGACTCCTAGCAGTATTTG GCTTACTGCATTTATTGCCAAAGAGCTGATGGAGGCCCGGAAAATTATCAGTGTGAGCGACTCTTATATTAAGGAGGCCATGTCCTATCTGATCTCTAAACAGAAGAACAACGGGGCATGGGATGACCCTAATCCTCTGTATGACAGAGGAATGAAG GGAGGAGTTGGAAAGGCAAAAGATGACGTCCCTTTAACTGCCTTTGTACTTCTATCAATGTATCGCGCCTCAAAAATGTACGAGCTGGGAACAGACACAGAACTG AGAATGGCAATGGAAAAGGCAAAATCTTATCTAGAGGAGAAGGTGGATGTCTTGCAGAGCCCATATGCGGTTGCTATCACAGCTTATGTTATGTCCCTCCAAAAACCGTTAACAGATGAAGCCCAACGTGTCCAGCAACAACTGAAAGCGGCAGCCAACTGTGCCAACT CAAAGTGTTTCTGGAACATCGAGGGTGGAAATTCAAAAGGCCAGGCTGATGCGGAGGCTGTGGAGACCACAGCATATGGCCTACTGAATGCACTGTCTGTCGATGACAAAGAGATGGCTAAACAAATCGCTAACTGGCTAACAGAGCAACGCGGGTATGGTGGTGGATTTCGATCAACACAG GATACAGTTGTGGCACTTGAGGCTCTTGCGAAATTCAGCATGCAGAAAAATGACGTAGAAGACCTTAATCTGCGGGTTGAAATGTGCCTTGAAAATGGTCAAAAGCAGGACATCCACTTGACAAGACAAAATGCGATTATCCACGAAGCTGTTCAG ATCAGAAATTTTGGTAAAATTACCATAAATGTTGCAGGAACAGGACGTGGAACTTTAGGA ATCACGCAGATATACAGATCTATGAAGAAGGAAGAATCACACTGTGATCTTTTACACCTTAGTGTATCCGTGAAAGGAGAGCTGCAATATA GAGAGAAGGACTATGAACCAAGCTTTGATGATTATTACAATTATGAAACTGATGAAAACCTGCATAGGGACGAGCCCATGAGCAGCATGGAGTGGTTTGATCTTCGCAGCCGCAAAAAACGTCAAGTTTCCGAAGAACCGCATAAAGATGGTAAACTCTCATACGAAGTGTGTGTTGG GGTGAAAAATAACAGTTCTGTTGGTATGGTCAACGTGGACATCACACTTCTGAGCGGTGTGGTACCAAACATAGAAGATCTGGAAGAT ATTATGAAGGGAACAGAGAAGTATATTGATCGCTATGATGTTTACCAAAATAAAGTCTTTCTATATTTTCAAAAG ATCACTGAAGCAAAGACCTGCTTTTCGTTTGGTGCTGAACAGATTGTTCCCATGGGCCTCGTCCAACCCGCTCCTGCTGTCATCTATGAGTATTACAGCCCAG CGAAGAGATGCGGTATATTCTACACAGCCCCTCAGAAGAGCTCAATGATATCCAAACTGTGCAATGGAGATTTGTGCACATGTGCAGAAG GTGGCTGTCCAAAGTTGAAGGTGACCTTCAGCAGGAACATAGATCAAAACACTCGGAGTGATTTTGCATGTTACTCTCCCGTCGTCGATTACG TTTACGTGATCATACTTCTCAACTCAAGCACAGATGGTGTATTTACATACTACACTACAGTAATAACTGATGTTCTTCAAACTG GGAGGGACTCTGGCATCCAAAAGGATGCTTCACGTCAAATGGTGCTGCGCTCGGCCTGTGACGATTTTACACTGAGAAACGATGCGAGTTATCTGCTTATGGGCCAAAATGAAGACATCATTGCTCTGAATAGCGCAGGAACACA GTTCAGGTATATGTTAAACAGTGACATGTGGATTGAGGAGATACCAGAGGAGAAGAAATGCAGAGGAACCTTGAGTCGCTCCGCCTGCCACCTGCTGAACAAATTCATGCAACAACACCCCATAAAACGCTGtgatatttaa